A part of Terriglobus roseus genomic DNA contains:
- a CDS encoding outer membrane beta-barrel protein, which produces MKKSILTLLGLLLYAAAAPAQATKATASGPGMYTTVGIAGSWYRSDYGNSNLYGPTIYVDAHFHRYVGLEGEARFLRWGGKQGIQQNTYLIGPRVSFKPEGWVPYVKMPVGLGTMRFPYGYGNGQYFVMAPGAGLEKWISNDNIHIRVVDVEYQVWPQFTFGTMKPYGISTGISFRVW; this is translated from the coding sequence ATGAAAAAAAGCATCCTCACTCTGCTGGGGCTGCTGCTGTACGCAGCAGCGGCTCCGGCCCAGGCGACGAAGGCAACGGCCTCGGGTCCGGGCATGTACACGACGGTGGGTATTGCCGGCTCCTGGTACAGGAGCGACTACGGTAACTCGAATCTTTACGGCCCCACCATCTATGTGGACGCCCACTTTCACCGCTATGTGGGGTTGGAAGGGGAAGCGCGCTTTCTAAGATGGGGTGGCAAACAAGGTATCCAGCAGAACACCTATCTCATTGGCCCACGCGTCAGCTTCAAGCCGGAGGGATGGGTGCCTTATGTGAAGATGCCGGTCGGGCTGGGCACCATGCGTTTTCCCTATGGCTACGGCAATGGGCAGTACTTTGTGATGGCGCCGGGCGCGGGGTTGGAGAAGTGGATCTCCAATGACAACATCCACATCCGCGTGGTGGATGTGGAATACCAGGTGTGGCCACAGTTCACCTTCGGGACCATGAAGCCTTACGGCATCAGCACCGGCATCAGCTTCCGCGTGTGGTAA